One genomic region from Candidatus Tisiphia endosymbiont of Dioctria linearis encodes:
- the def gene encoding peptide deformylase, which yields MSVLPIVTAPDSRLKQKSLPVGTVNDTIRKLMDDMVETMYHDHGVGLAAIQIGIVKRILVVDLQKNDDTERTVDFYPLFIVDPEIIDKSKELVVAVEGCLSLPEQQIEVARSESISIRFLDYNNIQQELKADGWLARVIQHEMDHLDGRLLVDYLSNIKKDIALRKLKKLKNNNL from the coding sequence ATGTCTGTGTTACCTATTGTGACTGCTCCGGATTCAAGATTAAAACAAAAATCTTTGCCCGTAGGTACAGTCAATGATACTATAAGAAAGTTGATGGATGATATGGTTGAAACCATGTATCATGATCATGGGGTAGGGCTTGCAGCAATTCAGATCGGAATAGTTAAGCGTATATTAGTGGTTGATTTACAGAAGAATGACGACACAGAAAGAACTGTAGATTTTTATCCGTTATTTATCGTAGATCCAGAAATAATAGACAAATCTAAAGAATTAGTTGTAGCAGTAGAAGGATGTTTGTCTTTACCGGAGCAACAGATTGAGGTAGCAAGGTCTGAGTCTATAAGTATAAGGTTCTTAGACTATAACAATATACAGCAAGAATTAAAAGCTGATGGTTGGCTTGCTAGGGTTATTCAACATGAGATGGATCATTTAGATGGTAGGTTGTTAGTTGATTATTTAAGTAATATAAAAAAGGATATAGCGTTACGTAAATTAAAAAAGCTAAAAAATAATAATTTATGA
- a CDS encoding exopolysaccharide biosynthesis protein, which translates to MFNITAKNKQLDRAKVSSIFCKLGQKEKKGKTKISELLTDFHENGLLLTMLFFAIPIAIPLPYPPGFTTIVGIPLIVLSMQMLLGLRQVSLPSKINNYQISNDILINISNKIVPKIKLVEKYIRPRFSFATSIYCEQFIGLVSLICAIAISIPLPLTNAIPAFGITIMALGLLNRDGLTIFLGFMVSIVGLIIAVIAITASWISIKYLFNLFF; encoded by the coding sequence ATGTTTAATATTACTGCAAAAAATAAACAACTAGATAGAGCTAAAGTATCTAGTATTTTTTGTAAATTAGGACAAAAAGAAAAAAAAGGAAAGACTAAAATCAGTGAATTGTTAACTGACTTTCATGAAAATGGTCTTCTACTAACGATGCTTTTTTTTGCCATACCAATTGCAATTCCCCTGCCGTATCCTCCGGGTTTTACTACTATAGTAGGGATTCCCTTGATCGTTTTATCGATGCAGATGTTGCTTGGCTTGAGACAAGTTTCTTTACCATCCAAAATTAATAACTATCAAATTAGCAATGATATACTTATTAATATAAGTAACAAGATTGTGCCAAAAATTAAATTGGTGGAAAAATATATACGACCAAGATTTAGTTTTGCAACCTCTATATATTGCGAACAATTTATTGGTTTAGTATCGCTAATTTGTGCTATTGCCATATCAATACCTTTACCTCTAACTAATGCTATACCTGCATTTGGTATTACTATAATGGCATTAGGTCTTTTAAATCGAGATGGATTAACTATATTTCTTGGGTTTATGGTTTCTATAGTTGGTCTCATTATAGCTGTTATAGCAATTACGGCTAGCTGGATTAGCATAAAATATTTATTTAATCTATTTTTCTAA
- a CDS encoding phosphoribosylaminoimidazolesuccinocarboxamide synthase yields MKQKLYQGSSKVLYQSQEDFAFIMSFTDKITLENGEIFDISGKGVLNNNISSFIMSKLDMVGIENHLIEKMNMREQLIQSVDIFPIQISISTVACGRFVKEFSMEEGYVFDHPIIDFRVRSRELKHPIINEHQILNFGWLNKQEIDAVKHQAIRIHDFLSGLFAGIGIRLVECRLEFGRVFNGEEFMVMLADEISPDNCRLWNMSNNEKLGAEMIATDPEKAIKSYQAIAELLKDKTYS; encoded by the coding sequence ATGAAACAAAAATTATATCAAGGATCAAGTAAAGTTCTTTATCAGTCACAAGAAGATTTTGCTTTTATTATGTCCTTTACTGACAAAATTACTTTAGAAAATGGTGAAATTTTTGATATTTCAGGTAAAGGGGTACTGAATAATAATATTTCATCCTTTATAATGAGTAAGCTTGATATGGTTGGGATAGAAAACCACCTAATTGAAAAAATGAATATGCGTGAACAATTAATACAATCTGTGGATATTTTCCCCATTCAAATATCGATTTCTACAGTAGCATGTGGCAGGTTTGTAAAAGAGTTCTCTATGGAAGAAGGATATGTATTCGATCACCCAATTATCGATTTTAGAGTTAGAAGCAGAGAATTAAAGCATCCTATAATTAATGAGCATCAAATACTGAATTTTGGTTGGTTAAATAAGCAAGAAATTGATGCAGTGAAACATCAGGCCATCAGAATACATGATTTTTTAAGTGGATTATTTGCAGGTATTGGAATAAGACTTGTTGAATGCAGACTAGAATTTGGTAGAGTGTTCAATGGTGAAGAATTTATGGTAATGTTGGCAGATGAAATCAGCCCTGATAATTGTCGTTTATGGAATATGAGTAATAATGAGAAGCTTGGAGCAGAAATGATTGCCACTGATCCAGAAAAAGCTATTAAATCTTATCAGGCAATAGCTGAATTATTAAAAGATAAAACTTATAGCTAA
- a CDS encoding BPL-N domain-containing protein, producing the protein MIPSIRIYNGLGTSKESLYHTFNSFVHYVSTKYHISYISAEEIIRGDWIDNTSLLIIPGGKDRCYAEHLNGKGNKHIQNYLMQGGSFLGTCAGAYYSGTYLEFAKSSPIEVVSTRELAIYQGGVIGPALCKYYYNSNKGARAARIILNTPNLPEDSMVFYNGGGYFLDAQNVANTKIIANYEDCKAAIIMCKLGRGRAILSGVHFEYDPYLMRHSKLLNPIIGSLIKHNKSRIMLVKHILNMLFIKTE; encoded by the coding sequence ATGATACCATCAATCAGAATCTATAATGGGCTAGGTACATCGAAGGAAAGCTTGTATCATACCTTTAATAGTTTTGTTCATTATGTTTCAACAAAATATCATATAAGTTATATTTCTGCAGAAGAAATTATAAGAGGAGATTGGATTGATAATACTAGTTTACTTATTATTCCAGGAGGAAAAGATAGATGCTATGCGGAACATCTTAACGGCAAAGGCAATAAGCATATACAAAACTATTTAATGCAAGGTGGTAGTTTTCTCGGAACATGTGCAGGAGCATATTATAGTGGTACTTACCTAGAATTTGCTAAATCTTCCCCCATAGAAGTAGTAAGCACTCGAGAACTTGCCATATATCAGGGGGGTGTCATAGGTCCAGCCTTATGTAAGTATTACTATAATTCAAATAAAGGAGCAAGAGCCGCTAGGATAATCTTAAATACTCCTAATCTTCCTGAAGATTCTATGGTTTTTTATAATGGAGGAGGCTATTTTTTAGATGCCCAAAATGTAGCTAATACAAAAATTATTGCTAATTATGAAGATTGTAAGGCAGCTATTATAATGTGTAAACTCGGTAGGGGCAGGGCTATTTTAAGTGGAGTGCATTTTGAGTACGATCCTTATCTAATGCGACATTCTAAATTACTCAATCCTATTATAGGTTCATTAATTAAACATAATAAGTCAAGAATTATGTTAGTTAAACATATTTTAAATATGTTGTTTATTAAAACAGAATAA
- a CDS encoding demethoxyubiquinone hydroxylase family protein: protein MARPDFTNSRNIIKEIIRVDRAGEYGAKRIYEGQLNYCRNHQTYPTIKHMMQQEEVHLSYFTNLLLQGNVRPTILMPFWHIIGYVLGSGSILIGTKTAMLLTQSVEEVIEQHYQKQIDYLEEYNLEKELLDSIKQFQSDETEHKDIALVQGSNEVVFAPLINKIIKLMCNIAISLSKKI, encoded by the coding sequence ATGGCAAGACCCGACTTTACCAATTCAAGAAATATCATCAAAGAAATTATTAGAGTTGATCGCGCCGGAGAATACGGTGCAAAACGAATTTATGAGGGACAATTAAATTATTGTAGAAACCATCAAACCTATCCTACAATAAAACATATGATGCAGCAAGAAGAAGTGCATTTAAGCTACTTTACTAACTTGTTATTACAAGGTAATGTTAGACCAACGATCTTAATGCCATTTTGGCATATTATTGGTTATGTACTTGGTAGTGGATCAATATTAATAGGAACAAAAACTGCCATGCTACTAACCCAAAGTGTAGAAGAAGTGATTGAACAACATTATCAGAAGCAAATAGACTATCTCGAAGAATATAATTTAGAAAAAGAATTGTTAGATAGTATAAAGCAATTTCAGTCTGATGAAACGGAGCATAAAGATATAGCTCTAGTGCAAGGTAGTAATGAAGTAGTATTTGCCCCCCTAATTAATAAAATTATCAAGTTAATGTGTAATATAGCTATTAGTTTGAGTAAAAAAATTTAA
- the rpmH gene encoding 50S ribosomal protein L34, with product MKRTFQPSNLVRKRRHGFKARMATVGGREILRKRRAKGRKKLSA from the coding sequence ATGAAACGCACATTTCAACCTAGCAATTTAGTAAGAAAAAGAAGGCATGGGTTTAAGGCAAGAATGGCAACTGTTGGTGGTAGAGAGATTTTAAGGAAGCGTCGGGCAAAAGGCAGAAAGAAGTTATCAGCATAG
- the rnpA gene encoding ribonuclease P protein component, which produces MLILSLKNQKEFDLVNKLGKKFYSPYFITVIAKDFTKLLAKLNARNNAGGKTTNQTRLCKKSGEVLLLFGIKAGRKLGNAVIRNKIKRRIRHLVRLLSKETQIKPNSWAIIIISKKGFDQIEFATLLSELYRIFSKA; this is translated from the coding sequence GTGCTTATTTTATCTCTAAAAAATCAAAAAGAATTTGACCTAGTTAATAAGTTAGGCAAAAAGTTCTATAGTCCTTATTTTATCACAGTAATAGCAAAAGATTTTACTAAGCTTCTTGCAAAATTAAATGCAAGGAATAATGCTGGTGGCAAGACTACCAATCAAACACGGCTATGTAAGAAATCTGGTGAAGTTTTATTGCTTTTTGGCATAAAAGCCGGAAGAAAATTAGGAAACGCTGTTATTCGCAATAAAATTAAGAGGCGTATCAGGCATTTAGTTAGGCTTCTAAGTAAAGAAACACAAATTAAACCCAATAGCTGGGCAATAATAATTATTTCTAAGAAAGGTTTTGATCAAATTGAGTTTGCAACTTTACTAAGCGAATTATACAGGATATTTTCAAAGGCATAA
- the lpxC gene encoding UDP-3-O-acyl-N-acetylglucosamine deacetylase has product MQVSILNPVSCYGVGVHSGNITQLTLRPAVENTGIVFVRTDVRQEINFIQASCLNVSETSFSTTIKNEHNISVSTIEHLMAALWGCGIDNLIIEIDGSEVPIMDGSSKAFVFMIECAGRQLQNAPKKYLKILKEIRAIHKDCELVCSPAHSMTVDMTIDFASKAIGKQNLLFSENESFKNNIADARTFGFIHELEYLKSKGLARGASLDNAIGIDQDIIINHDGLRYTDEFVRHKLLDLFGDLYTTGGYLIANITGYKTSHALNNQFLRQVFSDPTAYQWVSNREI; this is encoded by the coding sequence ATGCAAGTATCAATACTAAACCCTGTAAGTTGTTATGGGGTAGGCGTTCATTCCGGTAACATTACTCAGTTGACTTTAAGACCAGCTGTAGAAAATACTGGCATTGTTTTTGTCAGGACTGATGTGCGGCAAGAAATAAATTTTATTCAAGCTAGTTGTTTGAATGTCTCAGAGACTTCTTTCTCTACTACCATAAAAAATGAACATAATATTTCCGTTTCAACTATAGAGCATTTAATGGCAGCTCTTTGGGGATGTGGAATTGATAATTTAATAATTGAAATCGATGGTTCTGAAGTACCAATAATGGATGGTAGCAGTAAAGCTTTTGTTTTTATGATAGAATGTGCTGGGCGACAATTACAAAATGCTCCAAAAAAATACCTAAAAATCTTAAAAGAAATTAGGGCAATTCACAAAGATTGCGAGTTAGTGTGTAGCCCTGCTCATAGTATGACAGTTGATATGACAATAGATTTTGCTAGTAAAGCTATTGGCAAGCAAAATTTACTCTTCTCAGAAAATGAATCTTTTAAAAATAATATTGCTGATGCTAGAACTTTTGGATTTATCCATGAACTTGAATATTTAAAAAGCAAAGGGCTGGCACGTGGGGCATCTCTCGATAACGCTATAGGTATAGATCAAGATATTATAATAAATCACGATGGGCTTAGATATACTGATGAATTCGTGCGGCATAAACTTCTTGATCTATTCGGAGATTTATATACTACAGGAGGGTATCTAATAGCTAACATCACTGGTTATAAAACCAGCCATGCTCTGAACAATCAATTTTTACGACAAGTATTTAGTGATCCTACTGCCTATCAATGGGTTAGTAATAGAGAAATTTAG
- a CDS encoding CvpA family protein, with protein sequence MFTWFDITILAIITASSMLGAYGGLIKLTIRLLGFIFSVLFAYYLSLYIAEIITRYFINHIALIITSGVISYIISLILCSFLTHQFLLIISFISGGIIDKSLGLAVGMLRGMIICLFIFLVLIIFFSGSYLQAKTLKDVIQNTNIDKYPKWLKESATTPYLDNLSKNLIKTLPQNSLESIKLPIKSEIVDTTNVLKESQSTESPNKIEKLPEDLRQELDEVLSKKVNNYD encoded by the coding sequence ATGTTTACTTGGTTTGATATAACAATACTGGCAATTATTACCGCCTCATCAATGCTCGGAGCCTATGGGGGACTAATAAAACTTACTATTAGGTTACTCGGCTTTATATTTTCAGTTCTTTTTGCCTATTACTTATCTCTATACATTGCTGAAATTATTACTCGATATTTTATTAACCATATTGCATTGATAATTACCTCTGGAGTTATTTCATATATTATATCTTTGATCCTATGCTCTTTCTTAACCCATCAATTTCTTTTGATAATTTCCTTTATAAGTGGTGGAATCATTGACAAATCTCTAGGTCTAGCCGTCGGCATGCTTAGAGGTATGATTATTTGTTTGTTCATATTCCTAGTCCTAATAATTTTCTTTTCTGGTAGTTATTTACAAGCAAAAACCCTAAAAGACGTTATACAAAATACTAATATTGATAAATATCCAAAATGGCTTAAAGAATCCGCAACTACTCCCTATCTAGATAATTTAAGTAAAAATCTTATAAAGACTCTACCACAAAATAGTTTGGAATCCATTAAATTACCCATAAAATCAGAGATTGTTGATACTACAAATGTGTTAAAAGAATCACAATCTACAGAATCTCCCAATAAAATAGAAAAACTTCCTGAAGATCTTAGACAAGAACTTGATGAAGTGCTATCAAAAAAAGTAAATAATTATGACTAA
- a CDS encoding YqgE/AlgH family protein: MNENNKIFDNLSGKVLIATPYMLDGIFNKSLVYMLSHTAEGAMGLIFNNLVNHIEIKSFFKIADDRLDNNIMMPIYLGGPVEHERGFFLHSDDYNENLLLKFQNHLAVSSNPQIPHDIASGHGPKNSLFIIGYTSWKAGQLEAEIKDNLWIITDCDREFIFSGHPEHKWHNALQNLGIKESHFTSRMGNA, encoded by the coding sequence ATGAATGAAAATAATAAAATTTTTGATAATCTATCTGGTAAGGTTTTGATAGCTACTCCTTACATGCTTGATGGTATATTTAATAAGTCACTTGTTTATATGCTGTCTCATACAGCAGAAGGAGCGATGGGCTTAATTTTTAATAATTTAGTGAATCATATAGAAATAAAATCGTTCTTTAAAATAGCTGATGATCGGCTAGATAATAATATTATGATGCCTATATATTTGGGAGGGCCAGTTGAGCATGAACGTGGATTCTTCCTGCATTCTGATGATTATAACGAGAATTTACTATTGAAGTTTCAGAATCATTTAGCAGTTAGCTCTAATCCCCAAATCCCTCATGATATTGCTTCTGGTCATGGTCCTAAAAATAGTTTATTTATTATTGGTTACACTTCTTGGAAAGCAGGGCAACTTGAAGCAGAGATTAAGGATAATTTGTGGATAATAACAGATTGTGATAGAGAGTTTATTTTTTCTGGTCATCCAGAACATAAGTGGCACAATGCTTTGCAAAATCTTGGTATCAAAGAATCTCACTTTACTTCACGAATGGGTAATGCTTAG
- a CDS encoding TerC/Alx family metal homeostasis membrane protein has translation MTWIIFCIVIAGLLIYDLGFANKENKVLTFRQTIYFSLFYLIIACLFGIFIFFDMGGEKAREYYTCFFIEKAMSLDNIFIILMIFQFFSIPLIYQHRILFLGILGVIVSRGIIIYLGVIVISKFSWLLYVFAIILIITGIKTFYLSNKNLKVQESSIYRILQKYFSLTPKISGYKFFIKTSKGISITPLLASLIMIEVMDIVFAIDSIPAIFAITKDPYIIYTSNIFAILGLRALFLCLANVVKQFSYIKYSLALILIFIGIKIFAEHVIDIPSYTTLAMTIILLSFGIIISIIKKRRI, from the coding sequence TTGACGTGGATTATTTTTTGTATAGTGATTGCAGGTTTGCTAATCTATGATCTTGGTTTTGCCAACAAAGAAAATAAGGTATTAACCTTTCGCCAAACTATTTATTTTAGTCTTTTTTACTTAATTATAGCATGCCTCTTTGGTATTTTTATTTTCTTTGATATGGGAGGAGAAAAAGCCCGGGAATATTATACTTGTTTTTTTATAGAAAAAGCCATGTCATTGGATAATATTTTTATTATTTTAATGATTTTCCAGTTTTTTTCTATTCCTTTGATCTATCAACACCGAATATTATTTTTGGGGATTCTAGGGGTTATAGTTTCTAGAGGTATAATTATATATTTAGGGGTCATTGTTATCTCAAAATTTTCTTGGTTATTATATGTTTTTGCGATTATCCTTATAATTACAGGTATAAAAACTTTTTATCTATCAAATAAAAATTTAAAAGTGCAAGAATCTTCTATTTATAGAATTCTACAAAAATACTTTAGTCTTACTCCAAAAATTTCTGGTTACAAATTTTTTATTAAAACCAGCAAAGGTATCAGTATTACCCCTCTTCTTGCATCATTAATAATGATAGAAGTCATGGATATTGTGTTTGCCATTGATAGTATACCAGCAATATTTGCTATCACTAAGGATCCTTATATAATTTATACTTCTAATATTTTTGCCATATTAGGTTTACGTGCCTTATTCTTGTGCTTAGCTAATGTTGTTAAGCAATTTAGTTATATAAAATATTCGCTAGCATTAATATTAATATTTATTGGTATAAAAATATTCGCTGAACATGTTATTGATATTCCATCTTACACTACACTGGCTATGACAATTATTCTTTTGTCGTTTGGCATTATTATTTCTATTATTAAGAAAAGGCGTATATAA
- the acpP gene encoding acyl carrier protein, with the protein MDENIIEQDVIEIVANTLKVKKDLITPESRFVEDLKSDSLDIVELMMAIEAKYKCDIPDEEASKILTVSDVVQYIKKNNNS; encoded by the coding sequence ATGGATGAAAATATTATCGAACAAGATGTTATTGAAATAGTTGCTAACACATTAAAAGTAAAGAAGGATTTAATTACTCCTGAATCTAGATTTGTTGAGGATCTTAAGTCAGATAGTTTAGATATAGTTGAATTAATGATGGCAATAGAAGCAAAGTATAAATGTGATATACCAGATGAAGAGGCTAGTAAAATTTTAACTGTCTCTGATGTGGTGCAATATATAAAAAAAAATAATAATTCATAA
- the fabF gene encoding beta-ketoacyl-ACP synthase II, giving the protein MSTRRVVITGIGLVTPLGVGVKPSWNGIIEGRSGIKAITGFDTSNLACKIAGIVDHSTDSGFNPEKSIDPRNVHKMDLFIQYGIAAATEAIEDSGWQVQDELSGDRTGLILGSGIGGLKMIEETSVKFHKENNGKVSPFFIPASLINLLSGHVSTKYGFTGPNQAVATACSTGAHAIGDAMRMIQYGNVDVMIAGGAEAPVTPVGVAGFVAARALSTKYNSTPEIASRPWDQERDGFIMGEGAGVVVLEEYEHAISRNAKIYAEIVGYGSTGDAYHMTSPHPDGRGAYKAMFNALKDAKIDASIIDYINAHGTSTQVGDTIELLAVQRLFLDVNPKVLMSSTKSSIGHLLGATGSVELIYSILAIQDQIAPPTLNLHKPIPEVKIDLVPLEARKAKINYVLSNSFGFGGTNASLIVKKI; this is encoded by the coding sequence ATGTCAACTAGAAGAGTCGTTATAACTGGTATTGGACTAGTTACCCCACTGGGAGTTGGGGTGAAACCCTCTTGGAATGGTATCATAGAGGGGCGTAGCGGTATTAAGGCAATTACCGGATTTGATACTTCTAACCTTGCTTGTAAAATAGCTGGTATTGTGGATCATTCAACTGATAGCGGCTTTAATCCGGAAAAATCTATTGACCCTCGTAATGTACATAAGATGGATTTATTTATCCAATATGGTATTGCAGCAGCTACTGAAGCAATCGAGGATAGTGGTTGGCAAGTACAAGATGAATTATCAGGAGATAGAACAGGTTTAATACTTGGTTCAGGAATCGGTGGACTTAAGATGATAGAAGAGACGTCAGTAAAGTTTCATAAAGAAAATAATGGCAAAGTTAGCCCATTTTTTATCCCCGCCTCATTAATTAATCTTCTTTCAGGTCATGTTTCCACTAAATACGGATTTACTGGACCAAATCAAGCAGTAGCAACAGCCTGCTCCACTGGGGCTCATGCCATAGGAGATGCTATGCGGATGATTCAATATGGTAATGTGGACGTTATGATTGCTGGCGGAGCCGAAGCCCCGGTTACTCCGGTTGGAGTGGCGGGATTCGTTGCTGCAAGGGCGTTATCTACTAAATATAATTCTACACCTGAAATTGCATCAAGACCTTGGGATCAAGAACGTGATGGCTTTATAATGGGGGAAGGGGCTGGAGTTGTAGTACTGGAAGAATATGAGCATGCTATTAGTAGAAATGCTAAGATTTATGCTGAAATTGTTGGATATGGTTCTACTGGAGATGCTTATCATATGACTTCTCCTCACCCTGATGGAAGAGGTGCTTATAAAGCTATGTTTAATGCTCTTAAAGATGCAAAAATTGATGCAAGTATTATTGATTATATCAATGCCCACGGGACTTCTACACAGGTTGGTGATACTATTGAGTTACTAGCTGTCCAAAGATTATTTTTGGATGTCAACCCGAAGGTTCTTATGTCGTCAACGAAATCATCTATCGGTCATTTGCTCGGAGCAACTGGTAGCGTAGAGTTAATATACTCAATTCTTGCCATACAGGATCAAATTGCTCCGCCAACTCTAAATTTACATAAACCGATACCAGAAGTAAAAATAGACTTAGTTCCTTTAGAAGCTAGAAAGGCAAAAATTAATTACGTACTTTCTAACTCATTTGGCTTTGGTGGAACTAATGCAAGTTTAATAGTTAAGAAAATATAG
- a CDS encoding CarD family transcriptional regulator: MSMSSEFKVGERIVYPSHGVGEIVNVEQQLIAGTDIRVYVISFPQDKMILKVPVNRATISGLRKLVSKTDLTIIYSTLQGKAKQGNRMWSRRAQEYESKINSGNIVAVAEVVRDLYKNVDSDRSYSERTIYESALNRLAGELAILENINPDEAINKLIEVLKDKLAA, encoded by the coding sequence ATGTCAATGTCATCTGAATTTAAAGTAGGAGAAAGAATTGTATATCCATCCCATGGAGTTGGAGAAATAGTAAATGTAGAACAGCAACTCATAGCTGGTACTGATATTAGGGTTTATGTAATATCGTTTCCCCAAGACAAAATGATTCTAAAAGTACCTGTAAATAGAGCGACTATTTCGGGTCTCAGAAAACTTGTTAGCAAAACTGACCTGACTATAATATACTCAACACTTCAGGGTAAAGCTAAGCAAGGTAATAGGATGTGGAGTAGAAGAGCACAAGAATATGAAAGTAAAATAAATTCTGGTAATATAGTAGCTGTAGCGGAAGTGGTACGAGATCTCTACAAGAATGTTGATAGTGATAGATCTTATAGTGAAAGAACTATTTATGAATCAGCATTAAATAGGCTCGCTGGGGAACTTGCAATTCTTGAGAATATAAATCCTGATGAGGCAATTAATAAATTAATTGAAGTATTGAAAGATAAACTTGCTGCATAA